The segment ACACCGGTGAAGAAGACGACTACGGCGACACGTGGAAAGAAGGAACGACGTTTGGCGATCCAGCGGTTCAGAAAATTGTTCCGCTGTACGAGGAGTTCGGCGTCGACATGGTAATGTTCGGTCACTTGCATCTCTATGAGCGATCCCATCCGATGAAGGGCGGCCAAGTCGACTTCGCGGCAGGGACGATCCATCTGTTGGCCGGTGGCGGAGGCGGAAACATCGAGGACTTTGCTCCGACTCCTACGTTCTTTAGCGCCAAAGTTCACCGCGGGCACCACTACGTGATCATTGAATCTCAGAACAATACGTTGACCATGCGAATGTACGACACCAACGGCGCAATCCGCGACAGCCTTGTCTTGAGCAAGCAGGACGATGGAAAAGTGACCATGAAAGCCGGCGATACAGAGCAGGTTGACCGGAAGTAACCGATAGACGCACGGAACCCAAAAAGCGACGCGGCTCAATTGAGCTACGTCTCTTTCTTTGTCACGCCTGGTTTAGTGCAACGACCTGTTAAAGAACTCGACAGGCTTCCCGCAGGGAAACGTGAGGTTTGAACGGCGGCACATGTCGGCTGGCTGCCAGACGATCGAGAGGTTGAAAGCGGTGTCGCATTTGGCATTGCGTGCGACTGTTCGCGAATATGGAATACGTGCAAGAATACGACCATTAAAAATTGGACTTCGAAATGTAAATGGCGTACAACGCTGACTTAACGTGGCGAATTCTTTTGGACCGTGTAATGACAAAGATTGCCTTTGAGATCCTGATTTGTTCAGCGTTCTTTTTAATGCCGGCAACTCTAGTTGATTCAATCAGTGATGAGAGTTTCGATGTCACAGCAAGTGCAGCGATAACACAAATCGAAAACGCATTGTACTATTTCGCTGATTTCGATCTCGGCACGTTATCGTCTGGCGAAAAAGGCACGGTTGTATTGAAGTTGACAAACCCAACTTCCGAGCCGTTTGTCTTCACTGAAGTGGTCAAGTCTTGCAATTGCGTTGACGTCCATTACGACATGAATGAGATTGGTGCCGGAGAAACGGTGGATTTTGAATTCACGTTGGAAACACCGAAATTTTCAAACAGTGCAGTAGCTGCTGGTTCACTAACGCTAGTCAACAAGGATGTCGCAGAGAGCGAGAGAAGACCGCTGAATCTGAGATTCAGGTACAAGCTTGCTGGCTTGCTCAACATTGAACGCGAGATGTGCTATTTAGAAATTCCACCGACTCAGCAAGTCGATGTCTTGCGAATCCCAGTCTTGGTTACTGAACCGACAACTCCTTCAAGTCTGGAACTTGTCGCTGATGAGACTTTGGAAGTTTTAGACTTTCGTTTCGAGGTAACTCCCGACAACCTTCACATCGTAGCGGGTGTACCTGAAGAGATTGTGAAAGACGGTGCTGTCAACGGAACACTCAAAATAGTTGACACAACTTCAAAGCGTGAGGATTCGATTTTCATCACGCTTCGAAAAGGGACAGCATTCAAAATAAGCCCGAAAGTCATAAGGTTTCGAAAAGAGAACGCCGCCAGTTCGAATCTGCGTAGCGCCACGGTACTGTTGAGAATTCCGGAAGGTGAAGACCCTGATGAGTATCAGGCGTCGGCGAAAATTCTCGGCCGTCACTGTGATGTTAAATCTACAAAATTAGCTGAA is part of the Mariniblastus fucicola genome and harbors:
- a CDS encoding DUF1573 domain-containing protein, with the protein product MTKIAFEILICSAFFLMPATLVDSISDESFDVTASAAITQIENALYYFADFDLGTLSSGEKGTVVLKLTNPTSEPFVFTEVVKSCNCVDVHYDMNEIGAGETVDFEFTLETPKFSNSAVAAGSLTLVNKDVAESERRPLNLRFRYKLAGLLNIEREMCYLEIPPTQQVDVLRIPVLVTEPTTPSSLELVADETLEVLDFRFEVTPDNLHIVAGVPEEIVKDGAVNGTLKIVDTTSKREDSIFITLRKGTAFKISPKVIRFRKENAASSNLRSATVLLRIPEGEDPDEYQASAKILGRHCDVKSTKLAERVIKLDLSFDFSTALKENDDFVEWRIVRGNDVSETVSRFVFVQ